Part of the Lolium rigidum isolate FL_2022 chromosome 6, APGP_CSIRO_Lrig_0.1, whole genome shotgun sequence genome, AATTCGCCGATGTAGGTGCATCTGAATGAAGGTAATAATAAGCAATTAAACCTTTAACGGTCAACCTTCACCATGGATTCGATACTCTTACTTTTAAACACTGGCTACACACAATCTGTGACCTTGTAGATATCGCTCGTAAAAGCTCCACGTGAAGGCAAACCAGTCCCAAGAGGATCCGGCCAGGCCCAGAATGGGCTTGTAAAGACCGTCGCGGCACTGCAATAGGTTGGTGGGCGGCGCCACAAAACTCGCCCCCCACGGGGTTGGGCGGTGCCGCGCTGCTACCGTCTACCGTCTTAGCCGCCACGCGGCCGTGTCGCCactgcccggctgccaccgagccaCGACCTCCCTAGACGCACCACTGGTAGCACGGGAGACCCTGCGCCCCTTGCCTCGTGTACGAGTAAAAGCCGGTCCGTCGCCACCGGAACCGCATGGGCCTTGCTCGGTGGCCCGCTCCGACAATGGCGGTTAGGGGAAGATGGAGTGGAGCCGCTCGTGGGCTAGGGTTCGGGGGCTCGTCATCGTCGCCCGCGGGGGACGACGGGACAGACAAAACATTTTTCGATCTTggtacaaaacaaaacaaaaacagaaaggAGAGCGTCATGCGTAGATTGTGCTTCTAGTATCATTCTGTGATCTTCGTTTAGTCCAAATCAAGTACTGACGCTTGCCCCACCGTGCCTGCACTTGAAATTATAAATTATGGCCACTTTACTTTAGCATATACGGAGTAGGTGCCAATTATTCAATGGTTTAAATTCCTCTCCACCCAATCCTGTGAGACCAGAGAGCGAGGTGAATCCGCGAAAACAGTCCAGTAATCGATGGAGAGCGCCACCGGCGAGGAACGGGGGCGGGAGCACCGCTTCCTGCTCGTGCACGGCGTCTGCCACGGCGCGTGGTGCTGGTACAGGGTGGCCACCATCCTCCGATCCGCCGGCCACCGCGTCGACGCGCTCGACATGGCCGCGTGCGGCGCCAGCCCGGGGCGCGCCGTCGACGTGTGCTCGTTCGAGGAGTACAGCCGGCCGCTGCTGGACGCGCTTGCTGCGCTGCCGCCGGGAGAGAAGGCGGTGCTCGTGGGCCACAGCTACGGCGGGCAGAGCCTGGCGCTGGCGATGCAGGCGTTCCCGGACAGGGTTTCCGTCGCCGTCTTCGCCTCCGCCGCCATGCCGGCCGCCGGGAAGCCCATAAAGTTCGTCTCCGAGCAGGTGCGTGCGCGCCGCCTGCCCCCTACTTGATCAGTCCACACCTCCTTGCGCCTAACAGTACTCGATGTAGTTTGCGCAAGAAAGGGGCCCGGGTTTCTTCAAGGACTGCGTGATCGAGACCACCGGCGACGATCCCCGGCGTCCTTGCAAGACGTTCCTGCTAGGACCGGAGTACATGGCGGAGAAACTGTACCGGCTCAGCCCACCCGAGGTAACCACACGACGGCGGGATGAACTGTCGGCACCATCTTCTTTCATGCTTCCTCTGATGGCTCGTTCCACGCAGGACCTGACCCTGGCGACGATGCTGGTGAGGCCGTCGAGGCAATTCGTGGACGACGCCACGATGAACGGGGAGGGGGTCCTGACGGCGGAAAGGTATGGCGCGGTGAGCCGTGTGTACATAATCGCCGAGGAGGATAAGTCATGGTCGCCGGAGTTCCAGCGGCGGATGGCGTCGTGGAACCCCGGCACGGAGGTGAGGAGCCTCGAGGGGGCTGATCATATGCCCATGTTCTCAAAGCCTAGGGAGTTCTCAGATCTCCTTGTAGAGATTGCCAACAAGTACGTTTAAAAGTCTCAAGTTGAATATGGCAGACAGCAAAATgaactatgatttctgaaacttTCTTCAGAGATTTCACGAGATGCTTGAGACTAATGTATCATCATGGAATAAGATTTGGAATTCTCTATGCAAAAGAAGAGTTCATACATGATACAGGAATATTTAGATGACATCTCTCCTCTTCTATATAAACCGTGCCCGCGCAGGGGAAGTGTCAAATGAGAACTTCAGATATTGATGTAACAAAGAACATTATGATACACAACATTTACGTTACATTTACATCTCGTCTAAGTGAAACCGTGACATGTGCAAGGCAAGTTCCAGGCTAATGGATAAAAGGCTCAAGTGTCAGGGATACAAAACTGTGTATTTACAAGATCAAACATCGATCACTAGACTGAAGGAATCCGCCATCGCAAAGAACTCTTTCTGAACTGCCTTCCAC contains:
- the LOC124667318 gene encoding probable esterase PIR7A; protein product: MESATGEERGREHRFLLVHGVCHGAWCWYRVATILRSAGHRVDALDMAACGASPGRAVDVCSFEEYSRPLLDALAALPPGEKAVLVGHSYGGQSLALAMQAFPDRVSVAVFASAAMPAAGKPIKFVSEQFAQERGPGFFKDCVIETTGDDPRRPCKTFLLGPEYMAEKLYRLSPPEDLTLATMLVRPSRQFVDDATMNGEGVLTAERYGAVSRVYIIAEEDKSWSPEFQRRMASWNPGTEVRSLEGADHMPMFSKPREFSDLLVEIANKYV